The nucleotide sequence AACACTATAAAAGAAAGCCGCAGATGTTCCTAACGCCACAAGTACATCCATGTTTGCACTCTTATTTCGAAGCGCTCGATACGCCCCTACATAAAATGGCCCACCGATATAAAACTGTACAATAGAAGCGAGCACTAGCTGAAACCAAGGGTTCATCAAAAGATGAGGAAGCGGCAAGCCAAAGTCCCAAGGCATATGAGCAATCATCGTATATAAAAGTGGCAGCGATAAAACGATAGAGAGAATCAATTTTCTTTTCTTGGTCGAGATTTCTTCTTCTTTCTTCGTTTTCTTCGATTCCCTATCTTGCTGGATGGATCCTTTATAGCCTAGTTTTTCAATCTTTTTTATAAGATCATCCACCGAAACGATAGAAGGATTGTATTCTATCGTCCCCGTTTCTCCTGTTAAATTGACAGTAGCGCCAGAAACGCCGTCCATTCGGTTTAAACTTTTTTCAATCCGCGTAGAGCAAGCGGCACATGTCATACCAGATATATCAAGCTCCACTTTCTCTTTAGTTACCCCATAGCCTAGCTTCTCTATTTTTTGTTCAATCTCTCCAATCGTGGTCACTTTAGGATCAAACTTTACAGAAGCTTTTTCCATGGCTAAGTTAACATTTGCGTCAACACCATCCATTTTGTTCAATACTTTTTCAATCCGGACCGCACAGGCTGAACAAGTCATTCCTGTAATTCCAAAATTCGTTTCCTTTTCGCTCATGGTTTTCACCTTCTTTTTACGATTTGGAGAACTGTTTAATTACTCTCATCAATTCTTCAATAGAGTCTTCACCATTCCCAGACTTGATCGCATCTGCTACACAATGCTGTGTGTGGCTTTCCATCAGTTGAAAGCCGACTCTTTTTAAACCAGCTGTTACCGCGGATATCTGCACGAGAACATCAATACAATACCGATCTTCTTCGATCATCTTTTGAAGACCGCGCACCTGGCCTTCTATCTTTTTTAAACGATTGTTTAAATCTTGTTTATCACTGTCGCAGCGATGTGTTTTTTGTTCCATAGCGTATCACCCTTTCATAATGGGATGCTTTATACTTTATAATATACTATACCCCCCTATGGTATGTAAATTATTAGCTTATGTTCTATTCTTTTTAACAATTGTGTAGATACCTATTACAGCTGCTGCCCCTAAAATTATCTTTCCTTCCATGTTCCACTCTGCAATGTTATAGACCGAATAAGCTTCAAGCAATAGTGCCGGCACTTTTCCAATCGAACTTGCTAAAATAAAAACCCCTGCTGAAACAGCTCCGATCGCACTTGCAAATGTAACTACTCCTGATGGAACGAATGGCAATAACCTTAGAGATACGATTAAAAGAAATGCATCTTTCCCTTTTGCTTCTAACAACCTTACCACCCGGGGGTACCCGTTTAGCTTCTTTCTTGTAGCCTGTTTAAACCCTTTTCTATATAAAGCGAACGAAACTGCTGCTCCTGCAGCCTCTCCGATAAATGAAATGAAGGTACCATTCCAAAAGCCAAAGAAAATAATGTTGGCACCGGTTAAAAAAACAGATGGAACGACGCCTAAAATCGCGATCACAATATTAAGCAAAATAGAGATCAAAATGGCCCATTCGCTATATTCTTGAAAAAAGGTTAATACGGTTTCCGACATTATGTACGTTCCTCCTCTAAAAGCTTCCCCTTATCTTATCTATCGTACTAAAAAAGCCATGCGGGTGCATGGCTTTGGTCTTACTTATTTTCGGTTATGAAGTAAAACGGTTAAGCTGATTAGCGTTACAAGGATAGTTGCGCCCATATCAGATAAAATCGCGATCCATAACGTTAACCACCCTGGGATGGTAAGGAGCAGAGCCAAAAGTTTCAGTCCAAGCGATAAACCAATGTTCCACTTGATGATTCTGTTTACTTTTCTGGATACCTGAACAGCATCTGGCAGTTTGCCTAAATGATCTTGCATAAGAACGATATCTGCCGTCTCAATGGCACTGTCTGTTCCTTTTCCCATTGCAATTCCTAAATCAGCGGTTGCCAGTGCAGGTGCATCATTAATTCCGTCACCGATCATGGCTACTTTTCCACTCGCTTTTAGTGACTTTACCTTTTCTACCTTTTCTTCTGGCAGCAAGCCTCCAAAGAAAGCGGAAACTCCTGTACGTTTTGCTACTTTTTCCGCTACTGCGGGATGATCTCCCGTTAGCATCACAGTCTCTCTAACACCTTTTTCATGAAGAGCCCGGATGATAGCTGGACTTTCTGTTCTGATCTCATCCGCTATGGCAAACACACCTAGAATTTCACTTTCACTTGCTACCAATACGATTGTGTTTCCTTCATCTTTTAATGAAGTGATTACACTTTCTACGTTTCCGTCCGTTTGTATATCACCAATTATCTTTTCGTTTCCTAGTCGATATGTTTTTCCGTTCACAATTGCTGTAATTCCCTGTCCAGAAACAGTTGTGATCTCCTCGGCTTCAATTTCTTCTGTACCGAGTTCCCTGCACTTCGCAATAACCGCTTTTGCTAACGGATGGGATGACGATTTTTCGATGCTATATGCCACTTTATAAAAATCAGGGTGAAACGCTTGCTCTGCCACAACGTGCGGCTCTCCTAAGGTTAGAGTACCTGTTTTATCAAACGCGATGATCTCTATTTTTCCGAGTTGTTCTAAATAAGCTCCGCCTTTAATCAGAATGCCGTTTCGTGCATTTACCGTGATACCAGATAAAATGGCGATTGGTGATGAAAGAATAAGAGCGCAAGGACAGCCAACGATCAATACGGCAAGACCTTGATAAAACCACTCACCCCACGGCTCGTTTAATAAAAGCGGTGGCACCAGTATGACGAGTGCAGAGATAATCATGATAATGGGTGTGTAATAATTTGCAAAACGGTTGATAAAAAGCTCAGTCGGTGTTTTTGATTCCTGTGCTTCTTGGACGAGAGCCAAAATTTTTGAAAGTGCTGATTGATTGTACGTTTTCGTGATTTTCACGTAAAGAACACCTTCATTATTGATACTTCCGCCAAAAACCGGTTCCCCGTTCTCTTTTTCTACAGGCAGCGATTCGCCCGTTATCGCAGCTTCATTTACTGAGCTTTTACCATAAACGACAATACCGTCTGATGGTATCTTTTGACCGGTTTTCACGAGAACCACATCATCGACTTTTAATTCTTCAATCGAGATGGTTTCTGTATTACCATCTTTTAAAAGCAGAGCTTCTTTTGGAGCAACCTTTAATAAAGTCTCCATTGAACGGCGTGCCTTTTCCATTCCATATGATTCAAGCAGTTCATTGATTCCAAACAGAATGGCAACAAGTGCAGCTTCTTTCCATTCTCCGATCGCAACCGCCCCTATCAGCGCGACTGTCATCAATGTGTTTATATCGAATTTGAACTTTGTGAGGTTGCGAAGGCCTTTCATAAATGTTGGATAACCTGAAGTGATTGTGGCTATCGCATACAACAGAATGGCTATATACGCGGAATTCAATGCCCATTCTGCGCCTAATGCTGCAATAAAAGACGCTACAGAAACATATAAACCGATCATCAGCCAGTTTGGTCCTGTTGGCTCTCCGTCTGATTCAAAGCGCACATTTTCTGAAGAAAGAATAGAACGAACTGCTTTCATATCCATTTTCTCATCCAAAACAATCTTACTGGAGTTGAATTGAACTTTCGCCTCTTCACCGCCAGGAAGTTGCTGTATCTGCTCTTGTAATCTTAGGGCACAGTGACCGCAAGATAATCCTGTAATCTTATGCTCTTTCATATTTCCCCTCCTCTCTTTAGTCGTGTCTTGCATGATGTATCGTTTGATGCAAGAGAGTCATAACGTGTTCATCATCTATTGAATAATAAAGTGTTGTTCCTGCACGTCTAAATTTTACTAATCTTAAATTTTTCAAAAAGCGTAATTGATGAGAAACTGTGGATTGCATGAGTGCGAGTTCTTCTGCTATTTCTGAAACACTGCATTCCTTTTCTCCTAACAGATGCAAAACTCGGATGCGCGTAGGATCTGAAAGTGCTTTGAAAGTTTGAGATACGATAAATAGTGTTTCCTCATCAAGTTGTTCATATTTGTTATTTTGATCAGACATCCCAGCCACCCTTTCATTTTCACCTTTCAATCATTATATGAACATATGCTCATATATGTTACTTAGAGTGTAACGAATATTTGAAAAATGTGCAAAGTAAAATACTGCTTCGGTAGTCCTTGTTGCTTTTGTAAGTGGTTGATTTCGTTCCAGATGCTCGCTTTCCGCGGGGCAGGCGGTGAGCCACATTCGTACGTTACACGTATAAGTGTCTCACCTGTCTAGTTGCAGTGGCTAGCCCCTCGAGGTCAAAAGTTAAATGGCTCAGAAGGCAAAGTGCGCCTTCAAATCCATTCACCTTTTGCTTGTCGGGGCTGAACGAGCCACTTCCACTTTTCGGACTGCCCGCCTGTCCCGCAGGAGTCTCGCATCTTGCACTCCAATCAACTGTCAAAGAAGGAAAATAAAAAAGAGTTTTGAAAGCACCAATCTACTAGAAAAAAGCCTTCCTAAAAGATTGTTACTTATGGCATTTTTCATTCTCTTCCTTGACAAGTTGATTGGAGCAGAAGGTGGCGAGACTCCTATGGGACGAGCGGTCAGGTGGAGACTCCTAATGTCGCAAAGCGGCAGGAGGCTCACCGTACGCCCCATGGAAAGCGAGCCACCTGGAGCGGAAATCAACTACTCTCAAAAGCAACACTGTTTTACGAAAACAATCTCAAACAAAAAGAAGCTGCGTTCACAGCTTCTTTAAGCGTTGCTTGTCTCTGCTCTTTTTAATCTTGGTTTTTTACCATAGGTCAATGTTCTCCACACCCATTCAAGCGGTCCCATGGTGTATCTTTGAAGCCACCACTTCGAAAACAGCACTTGCAGTGTGAAAATGGCTGCAGCGATAAATACCCCTGTAAGCGGGCCATATTCTCCGTATAATCCGAAACCATAACTGTAAAAAATCGTTGTCGCAATAATGGATTGTGTCAAGTAATTGGTAAAAGCCATCCGGCCTGTAAACTGAAAATAGTTAAACAAACGTTTAAACTTACCGCCCCGGTACAGGAGTACAATACTGCATATATAAAAGATGCTCATCATCGCTCCGCCAAACTCATATCCCCATGACATCGCGGTGTCATAGCGCCAATCTTCTCCTTTATAAGGAAAGAAAATTACGGGAAGGATCTTGCTCCCAGCTCCAAGTATGAGTGACAGCAGCCAAAGTTTCCATAACCCTCTGTTTGTGAACGTTCTTTTTTTAGCGGCAAATGCACCGAACAAAAACATTGGTAAAAGACCTGTTATAAAGAATAGAAAATAACGGTTTAAGTCTGTCCATTCTCTAATTCTTTCCTGCATGATCTCAACAAAGGTACCCTCACTATAAATTTTAATCGACTGTTGAATCTCCTGTTCTTGAAGTTCATTTTGAGTGCTTTGATACGCTAGTGCAGTTCCACTTGTCCAATAGTTATACGTTAAAGTGGTCATAAATAAGCTGTATGCTGTAATCAAAACCAGCCCTGTGATAAGCAGCACATTTCTAGGAAATCGATAAAATACAAGCATGAGTAAACCAACTACAGCATACATAATCAAGATATCTCCGTACCAAAAAAGAAGCACATGAAGGATACCAAAAATCAGGAGAACGAACTGCCTTCTTAGGAAGACAGGTGCAAAACTGCGATTTTTCTCTGCTGCCCTCTCTGCCATCAAAACGATGCCAAATCCAAACAAAAACGAAAACATCGTAATAAAGTTTCCTTGAACGAAAAACTCTAACAGCACATTTGTCCAAACGTTGTATGGTTCATTGAAATATTCATAGCTTAATGCACGGATTGGTGAATCAGGTCCGGAAAAAGACTTCATATTTACGAGTAATATGCCAAATATGGCTATGCCGCGCATAATATCTAAGGACTGTATCCGTTCATGATCTTTTACTGGCGTTAACTTCATAATAGGCCCCACTTCAATTTTTTTCGCATGATTCCACTCCCTTTGGTTTATTTTACCGTAAATAGGCAAAAAAGTTAGAATATGATTCATTTTTTGCTATCCTAATAAGAACAGATCATGCATTTTGGGAAGGATGAAAGCGGTTTTGAAAAAATATACGTTAACGATCGTATCGATTGTCTCTATTGCAGCTACTTTGTTATGGCTTTTTGGTCTAGGCTGGACGTTGCAAGATCAGTTTTCTGCTAATGAGAAAGTGGAACAGCCAAAAGAAAAAACAGAATCAACAACAACGAAAAAGCAAGACGGCACACTCACCATTTTTGCATTGGGAGATTCTTTAACCCGCGGAACGGGTGATGCTGATGGCAAAGGGTACACCGGTTACTTAACAGAACGATTAAACGATAAGACAGATCAAGACATCAATCTTCTCAATACCGCAATAAAAGGGGAAACTTCACGCGGGCTATTAAAGCAGCTTCAGCAAAGTGAGATACAGCGTCAAGCCAAACAAGCTGAAGTTATTGTTATGACGATTGGCGGCAATGACTTATTTCAGCAAGGTGCCGCATTAGAGTCGTTAGACATGAACGCGATCAACGGCAAAAAACAGATCTATTTAAACAATGTTAAAAAGATTTACTCGCAGCTAAGAGAGCTTAATAAAGATGCGGTCATCTATCATGTAGGTTTGTACAACCCTTTCAGCAATATGCCTGATGCGAGTACCACTTCTTCAATCGTAAGAGATTGGAACTTTCAATCTGCCGATACAGCAGCAGGCTACGAAAATATTGTCTACGTCCCTACTTTTGATCTATTTCAGCTTCAAGTTGAAAACTATTTATATACCGATCAATTCCACCCTAACACTGAAGGTTATAAGCTGATCGCAGAACGTGTAGCCTCACTGATCAACTTTGAACAGGAGGAAAAGAAATCATGAGCCAAGTCCCAGCACTGCAAGTAGAAAATCTGACAAAAAAAATAAAAGGCAAGCAGATCATTAAAGGTGTTTCTTTTACCCTTGTACCAGGAGAGGTATTTGGCTTTCTTGGGCCGAACGGAGCGGGTAAGACGACAACTATCCGAATGATTGTCGGCTTGATCTCCCCCACTTCAGGAACGATAAAAATCGGCGGTAAAAATGTGCGGACAGAGTTTACTGAAGCGATGAAACATTTAGGATGCATCGTTGAAAACCCTGAACTGTATCCCTACCTGACGGGTTGGGAAAACCTTGAACACTTTGCCAAAATGGATAACTCTATTCCAAAATCAAGATTAGATGAAGTCGTTACACTTGTTGGTTTATCTAATCGTATTCACGACAGAGTGAGTACCTACTCACTTGGAATGAGACAGCGCCTCGGCATTGCACAAGCTCTATTAGGAAAACCGAAAGTTCTTATTTTGGACGAGCCTACAAACGGACTAGATCCTGCTGGTATACGCGAAATGCGTGAATTCATCCGCAAGCTGGCACGCGAGGAAAACTTAAGCGTTCTTGTTTCGTCTCACTTATTGAGTGAGATTCAGCTCATGTGTGACAGAGTCGCGATCATTTCGAAAGGGGCTGTGCTTCGGACGGATTCAGTTCAAAATTTGCTAGCGGAACAAGAACGAGTGATCTGGAAAGCGGAACCCCTAACACTTGCAAAACAGCTTCTGTCTGAGGAAACCGAAGTTACTGAAGGTGCGGATGATACACTGATCACTTTATACAATGAACCGCTTTTGCCAGATTGGAATGCAAAACTCGTAAAGGCCGGAGTAAAAGTTAAAGAAATGAGAACTCAGCTTCCTTCGTTAGAAGATCTGTTCTTAGAAGTAACAGGAGGCGAAAGTATTGATTAATCTTGTCCGGAATGAAATGTTAAAGCTTCTTAGGAAAAAAAGGCTATACGTCATTATCCTGATTATCGCCTTCCTTGTCCCTCTTTTTACTTATGCACAGTTTAAAGAAATTCAAGAGCAGCGTGAAAAATTAGGTAATCAAGATTGGCGAACGGTTCTGCAGCAAGAGATTACTGATACACAGAATCGATTAAGCTCCAGCCGTATTCAAGATGAATGGCGAAAGTATTTGAAGATTAGACTTTCTCAGCAGCAATATTATTTAGAGAACGACATTGATCCCCGTGCACCTGGGGCACCCACGTTCATGCGAATATTTGTTGAAAACTCGATTGATCTTCTTCTTCCGCTTCTCGTAATGGTAATTGTAGCTGATCTTGTATCATCAGAAGCCAGTGGCGGTACGATCAAGCTGCTGCTTACACGGCCTGTAAAAAGATGGCGAATTCTACTAAGCAAGTATTTAGCAATGCTGCTTTCAGTTTCGTTTATCGTCTTATCTGTCGCTGTCCTATCCTACGGGATTTCTGGAGTGGTATTTGGCTATGGCGGCTGGAACATGCCTTTACTGACAGGCTTCACAGTCTCAGGCGATGAACTTTTAACAGATAATGTACACATTGTTCCTCAGTGGCAATATATTCTGATGGAGTTTGGACTCGTATGGTACGTCTGTATGATCGTAGGTACACTGACCTTCATGCTATCCGTACTCCTGCGCAGCACAGCAGCCGTTATGGGAATTATGCTCGCGTCTCTCATTGCAGGTGCTATTCTAGCAAACATGGTATCTTCTTGGGAAAGCGCGAAATACTTCTTTATGGTGAACTTGAACCTTACAAACTATGTAAGCGGAATGGCGACTCCGATCGAAGGAATGTCTTTAGGCTTCTCGATGAGCGTCCTTGCCGTTTGGGGTATTGCTGGGTTCATCATTGCATTTGTTACGTTTTCTAAAAGAGATATCTACTAAGATAGGAAATTGAAAAAGGAAACCGAAGCCGGTTTCCTTTTTTATGTGTCTCGTTATTTGAATTGACGGCCTAATCTGTCCATTCTTGGAGTTAATCTGTTTGATTCAAACGATAATCTGTCTGATCAGCATGATAATTTAGCCATTCGACAACATAACCTGTCCAATTGGCTAGCTCACTACAATTCAAGCAAAATCACACATTAAATTACAAAACAAAAACCGCACTAGGCGGTTTTATTGTGCTTCACTTTTTGATAGGTTCGTCTCTGCTGATGCTCTTTCTTCAGCAATCTTTCTTTTCTTAAGGGTAGCGATTCCTAGAACAAGCAGAATCACCAGAATTTCAAATCCATATTTTACAAAGCCGTTTTCAAAATAAGGCTTCATAAATTTTTCGCCAACGATCATTTTAGAAGCTGTCCATGCAAGAACACCAGCTCCGATTGTGATGATGGACGGATATTTATCAATTACTTTTAAGAACAACGTGCTTCCCCAAACAACGATAGGTACTGAGATTAACAAGCCGATCACTACGAGTAAGAAATCACCGTGTGCCGCCCCTGCTACTGCAAGTACGTTATCAAGTCCCATTACCGCATCCGCAATAATGATTGTTTTAATCGCAGCCCAAACACTGTTTTGTGCTTCAATATCATGATCTTTCTCTTCTACCATCAGTTTGTAAGCAATGTATAAAAGAATCAGTCCACCTGCAAGAAGCAAACCTGGAATCTTAAGAAGCCATACAACAGCAAGTGTTGCAGCCGCACGAATAACGATAGCACCGACAGTACCCCAGATAATAACTTTCTTTTGATTTTCTTTTGGTAAATTTCTAGCAGCCAAGCCGATTACAATAGCGTTATCACCAGCCAAGACTAAGTCGATAACAACGATCGCCAATAAGGCTGACCAGAAATCTGGTGTAATAAAATCCATTTAAAAAATCCTCCCTGTTGAACATCTGTATAATAGTATAACCCTATGTCTATTGAAAAGGGAAATGAATATTCTCAGCGTGCATACCACTTAAAAAAATGAGTACACTGCATGTGTTCTGCCTTGTTTTACTAAGTACAAATCCTGTGTTCTGTTTTGTGGCGCCCCACTATTTTGTCGAGACATTTTCTCCATGTTGTTGTCCGATTATCCAGCCTCAACCTACACAAGTAACCTCTCCTTTAGTTGTTTTTGCAGTTGCACTGTTGTTTATCAAGACGCAGATAAATGAATCTTGAACAGCATTGAGTCTTCAACATCAAGTCATTGATACGAATGAGTGAACGTTTTGTTTCAGAAAAAGCGTTCTTTTTTTTCATTACGGGAATAATGCATGATAGAAACCTTAGAATTGATCTATTTTGGAGGCTACCCTCATGCGCTGGTTTATGAAACAGTGGTTTCATCGTTTTTTTGAAGATAAAGTATTCGATTTGTCTGCACAGCTTGCCTACTATTTTTTAGTCTCTTTGTTTCCTTTTATTTTTCTTATCTTTACCGTCCTGAGCTTTTTGCCTATCTCATCCGCTTATGTTCTTTCTCTTTTCCAGTCTATTGCACCAGAAGAAGCATATACTTTACTAGAGTATAATCTAGTTGCTGTTTTGGATGAACATAGAGGCGATGTTTTATCTCTATCATTAATCATTATGATCTGGCTCGCCACTATTGGGACACATGCCATCATCCGTGTGTTCAACCAAGCCTATCAAGTAGAAGAGAGCCGGCCCTTTTTTAAAGAACTCATCTTAGGCATGTTCTTAACGTTCGGGCTTGTTATTGCGGTTATTACAGCTCTTTTACTGCCTGTTTTTGGACGAACGATCGGGGTATACATATTTGAACGAACAGGGTTTTCACATCCCGTCTGGCATATCTGGGAGACTGCGCGTTATGTGATCGGCTTTTCCGTTCTGCTTTCTATCTTTTCCGCTTTGTATAGATTTGCACCAAACGTAAAACTCACTTTTCGCAACGTTTGGCCTGGGGCTATTTTTTCAACGGCTGGATGGCATTTGTTTTCCTATCTTTTTTCTTCATATGTACTTATTTTTGATTACGGACAAATATACGGAAATTTAGGCGCATTATTAACATTGATGGTGTGGTTCTATATCTCTGCCATGATCTTAATTGCAGGCGGACAGTTGAATGCGATACTGGCTTTAAAATGGCAGTTGAAAAATAAAAAAGATTTTTGAAAACTTCACTTTCTTCAATTGACTTTTTCACATTATCGTAACATCATTGTGTATATACGAAGAATTTACATCTTTTTTTTCGGTCATAATGGATAATGATACCAAAATGCTGACTGGATAAAAATTACGGGGATTGGGGCTGGAAAATGACTGTAAAAAACTTAATCTTATTACTCGTTTTGCTTGCCGGAATCGTCATCTTTGTCTTTTACAGTATACCTCTCCTTCTCGCATTGCTTACGGCTATAATGCTAGAACCAGTAGTGAAATTGTTTATTAGACTTTTTAAAGGCAGACGATTATTGGCCGTCACTGTTACATTTATATTGTATCTTGCTGGTTTCGGAATACTTTCTTACTGGCTAACAACAACGCTTGTTATACAGGTGATTGAGTTTATAACAGTTCTTCCATCCTACTCTGTTCATCTGTTTGAAGTAGCAGAAAATACGTTTTATGAAATGGAAAACTTTTATGCTACATTACCTCCTGAAGTGGTCAGAACGCTTGAAGAGGGATTAGTAGGTTTAAAGGATTATGGGGTTGAAACAGCAAAAAATTTAACTTCAGGTATTTTAGGGTTGATCACTGCCATTCCTGGATTACTGATCTATTTTATCATTTACGTAGTCGCAGTATTTTTATTTTCACTGGACCTCCCACGGCTTTATGCCGAGTTTCTTAACTTGTTCACAACATCTGCACGTGAAAAAGTTGAACTGGTCTTTAGTCAATTATCCAGAGCAACCGTAGGGTTTTTTAGAGCACAAATCATCTTAAGCTTCGTTACATATCTATTAGCTTTAATAGGGCTAATGATTTTAGACGTAGAGTATGCGGTTATACTCGCTCTGTTAATCGTTATTGTTGATATTCTCCCTATCCTTGGTACAGGTTCGTTCCTAGTTCCGTGGGCAGCGTACTCTTTCTTTATCAACAATAATGATCATCTTGCTTTCGGACTTTTAATCATGTTCGGTGTAATTACGATTGTCCGAAGAATCATAGAACCGAAAATACTAGGATCAAGTCTTGGGATATCTGCACTGGCTGCACTAGTTTCGCTCTATATTGGTTTCCAGCTCTTAGGTTTTATTGGTTTAATTGTTGGTCCTGCAATCGTCATCATATACGAAGCGTTAAGAAGTGCAGGATTTATTAAAATTAAAATTGATTTTTAAAGAAGCAAACCATGAAAACGTGTTTCCTTTTAAGAGGAAATGCGTTTTTTTCTAATTAATAGGTTAGAAACACCTACTATGTTGGGAATTATAGAAATGAAGGAAAACAAATGCGAAATTCATACGAATACTTTACTTGGTGAATAATTATTGGAGGAATCTTGATGAGCACTGCAACAAAAGAACGCGATTATTACTTTGACAACGCAAAGTTTATACTTATTTTCCTAGTCGTGTTCGGGCACTTTATTTCCCCGATAAAAAGTCAAAACGATTGGCTTTACACGATTTATAACTTTATTTACACGTTCCATATGCCTGCCTTTATCCTTATCGCAGGATTTTTCACAAAAGGAGTTTGGCGTGACGGCTATCTGCCTAAAATCTTTAAAAAAGTTCTTATTCCTTATTTAGTTTTTCAGTTAATCTACAGCTTTTTCTATTATGATTTGTATGGCAAGAGTGAAGTGAAATTAGACTTTTTCTCACCGCATTGGACACTTTGGTTCTTGTTGAGTTTGGTTTTTTGGAACGTACTATTAAAAGTCTTTGTCAAGATGAAATATCCGCTCGTACTTGCCATTGGAATTGGTGTTGCTGTAGGTTATATTCACGACATCGGAACATTTTTAAGTCTGCTTCGAACGTTTGTCTTCTTCCCAGTATTTCTGCTGGGACATCTGCTTGAGAAGAGAGACTTTAAGAAGATCCTAAAGCCAACAGCAAAAGCGGTATCAGCTGCATTCCTAATTGTTTTATTTATCGCATATCATTTTATTTTTCCGGATGGTACAAAAGAATGGCTGTTGTCCTCATCTTCATATTCTGAAATCCTTGGATATAATACGTGGTACGGTGGGTTTATTAGGCTAGGGATGTACGGGGTGATGTTTGCTGCTACATTCAGCTTCTTAGCACTGTTGCCACGCCGAAAACTGTTTTTCACGGAGTTTGGTGAACGGACATTATATATCTACTTGTTGCATGGATTTGTGCTGAAGTATTTATTTACAACTGATTTATTTGCATCGATAGAAGAAAATGGTGCATACTTTATGATTCTTTTCTTAGCTGTTATCGTGACACTGTTTTTAGCGAGCAAACCTGTTATTGCTCTGGCACAGCCGTTCATTGAACTGCGCTGGTCAAAGCTAAAGAAGTTATTAAAACCAAAGCCTTCTCAGCCAAGAGAGAGTGAAAGTTAAACAAAGAAAAAAACGCAGCTTGCATAAACGCTGCGGTTTTTTTGTATGTTTAAATTTTTAGTTCTTATGAGGGGTTGATATCCGCTCCAGGTGCTCGCTTTCCGCGGGGGGTGCGGTGAGCCTCCTAGCGCTTTGCGCTTTCAGGAGTCTCACCTGCCCCACTCATCCCGCAGGAGTCTCGCACCTTACGCTCCAATCAACTTATCTAAGAAGAAAGTAATATTAAAAAGCAAACATCCTAGAGCATAAAAGGAGCTGCTTCCAAAACAACTGTGCAGCATGAATCTTCAACGCAAGATTCTTAAGCTGCAGGCACGCACCTTAAACTTCAATTAATTTAAACTAGATGCTCCTGCACTTACGTCTAGATCATATGCCCCGCTTCCTCTGCTTGATGAGACTTTTACCTGATAGACTCCTGTGGTTGTCGGCTTGAAGAACGCATGATCTTGACGTT is from Fictibacillus sp. b24 and encodes:
- a CDS encoding DUF418 domain-containing protein gives rise to the protein MKLTPVKDHERIQSLDIMRGIAIFGILLVNMKSFSGPDSPIRALSYEYFNEPYNVWTNVLLEFFVQGNFITMFSFLFGFGIVLMAERAAEKNRSFAPVFLRRQFVLLIFGILHVLLFWYGDILIMYAVVGLLMLVFYRFPRNVLLITGLVLITAYSLFMTTLTYNYWTSGTALAYQSTQNELQEQEIQQSIKIYSEGTFVEIMQERIREWTDLNRYFLFFITGLLPMFLFGAFAAKKRTFTNRGLWKLWLLSLILGAGSKILPVIFFPYKGEDWRYDTAMSWGYEFGGAMMSIFYICSIVLLYRGGKFKRLFNYFQFTGRMAFTNYLTQSIIATTIFYSYGFGLYGEYGPLTGVFIAAAIFTLQVLFSKWWLQRYTMGPLEWVWRTLTYGKKPRLKRAETSNA
- a CDS encoding metal-sensing transcriptional repressor; this translates as MEQKTHRCDSDKQDLNNRLKKIEGQVRGLQKMIEEDRYCIDVLVQISAVTAGLKRVGFQLMESHTQHCVADAIKSGNGEDSIEELMRVIKQFSKS
- a CDS encoding multidrug transporter, producing the protein MIGAEGGETPMGRAVRWRLLMSQSGRRLTVRPMESEPPGAEINYSQKQHCFTKTISNKKKLRSQLL
- a CDS encoding TVP38/TMEM64 family protein, which codes for MSETVLTFFQEYSEWAILISILLNIVIAILGVVPSVFLTGANIIFFGFWNGTFISFIGEAAGAAVSFALYRKGFKQATRKKLNGYPRVVRLLEAKGKDAFLLIVSLRLLPFVPSGVVTFASAIGAVSAGVFILASSIGKVPALLLEAYSVYNIAEWNMEGKIILGAAAVIGIYTIVKKNRT
- a CDS encoding SGNH/GDSL hydrolase family protein, which gives rise to MKKYTLTIVSIVSIAATLLWLFGLGWTLQDQFSANEKVEQPKEKTESTTTKKQDGTLTIFALGDSLTRGTGDADGKGYTGYLTERLNDKTDQDINLLNTAIKGETSRGLLKQLQQSEIQRQAKQAEVIVMTIGGNDLFQQGAALESLDMNAINGKKQIYLNNVKKIYSQLRELNKDAVIYHVGLYNPFSNMPDASTTSSIVRDWNFQSADTAAGYENIVYVPTFDLFQLQVENYLYTDQFHPNTEGYKLIAERVASLINFEQEEKKS
- a CDS encoding heavy metal translocating P-type ATPase, with protein sequence MKEHKITGLSCGHCALRLQEQIQQLPGGEEAKVQFNSSKIVLDEKMDMKAVRSILSSENVRFESDGEPTGPNWLMIGLYVSVASFIAALGAEWALNSAYIAILLYAIATITSGYPTFMKGLRNLTKFKFDINTLMTVALIGAVAIGEWKEAALVAILFGINELLESYGMEKARRSMETLLKVAPKEALLLKDGNTETISIEELKVDDVVLVKTGQKIPSDGIVVYGKSSVNEAAITGESLPVEKENGEPVFGGSINNEGVLYVKITKTYNQSALSKILALVQEAQESKTPTELFINRFANYYTPIIMIISALVILVPPLLLNEPWGEWFYQGLAVLIVGCPCALILSSPIAILSGITVNARNGILIKGGAYLEQLGKIEIIAFDKTGTLTLGEPHVVAEQAFHPDFYKVAYSIEKSSSHPLAKAVIAKCRELGTEEIEAEEITTVSGQGITAIVNGKTYRLGNEKIIGDIQTDGNVESVITSLKDEGNTIVLVASESEILGVFAIADEIRTESPAIIRALHEKGVRETVMLTGDHPAVAEKVAKRTGVSAFFGGLLPEEKVEKVKSLKASGKVAMIGDGINDAPALATADLGIAMGKGTDSAIETADIVLMQDHLGKLPDAVQVSRKVNRIIKWNIGLSLGLKLLALLLTIPGWLTLWIAILSDMGATILVTLISLTVLLHNRK
- a CDS encoding ArsR/SmtB family transcription factor yields the protein MSDQNNKYEQLDEETLFIVSQTFKALSDPTRIRVLHLLGEKECSVSEIAEELALMQSTVSHQLRFLKNLRLVKFRRAGTTLYYSIDDEHVMTLLHQTIHHARHD